The following proteins come from a genomic window of Thermoleophilia bacterium:
- a CDS encoding isocitrate lyase/PEP mutase family protein has product MAPPSPWAIWQVWPSSCVESSFGRVHVTADRLRDLADGSAPLVLPGIYDGLSARLAVAAGLPAVVVSGYSVAASRLGLPDFGYLTQTEISDAARDIVASIPGTPVIVDADTGYGNALSAARTARLLHRAGAAGIIIEDQQWPKRCGHMDGKSIVPRGEWLAKIRAVVDLRDEGLDLFLIARTDARGPEGLDEAIARGRAAADLGADAVFVEAPLDRAELTRIATELVDCRPVANMVEGGRTPILPTSELGTMGFRIVLWGISGILATGAALRATYDALAATGAGPDPETLMTFDDLTGAVGLPDHRALDGRYRGM; this is encoded by the coding sequence GTGGCGCCGCCCTCACCCTGGGCTATCTGGCAGGTCTGGCCCTCGTCCTGCGTCGAATCAAGCTTCGGACGGGTTCACGTGACAGCTGATCGCCTGCGGGACCTCGCCGATGGGTCGGCGCCGTTGGTGCTGCCCGGGATCTACGACGGCCTCTCCGCTCGCCTCGCGGTGGCGGCCGGACTGCCCGCGGTGGTCGTGTCGGGCTACTCGGTGGCGGCATCACGGCTGGGGCTTCCCGACTTCGGTTACCTCACCCAGACCGAGATCAGCGATGCCGCGCGCGATATCGTGGCGAGCATCCCCGGTACCCCGGTGATCGTCGATGCCGATACCGGGTACGGCAACGCACTCTCCGCGGCGCGGACGGCGCGTCTTCTGCATCGTGCTGGGGCGGCGGGGATAATCATCGAGGACCAGCAGTGGCCCAAGCGCTGCGGACACATGGACGGTAAGTCCATCGTGCCGCGCGGGGAATGGCTCGCAAAGATCCGCGCCGTCGTGGACCTGAGGGATGAGGGCCTCGACCTCTTCCTCATCGCCCGCACCGACGCGCGGGGCCCGGAGGGCCTCGACGAGGCCATCGCACGCGGTCGCGCCGCCGCTGATCTCGGCGCGGACGCCGTGTTCGTCGAGGCGCCACTCGACCGCGCTGAGCTAACCCGCATCGCAACGGAGTTGGTGGACTGCCGCCCGGTGGCGAACATGGTGGAAGGCGGGCGGACGCCCATCCTCCCGACGTCCGAACTCGGCACGATGGGCTTCCGGATCGTCCTGTGGGGGATCAGCGGAATCCTGGCGACGGGCGCGGCGCTTCGTGCCACCTACGACGCACTCGCAGCGACCGGGGCCGGACCGGACCCTGAGACCCTCATGACCTTCGATGATCTCACCGGTGCTGTGGGGCTACCGGACCACCGCGCGCTCGACGGGCGGTACCGAGGGATGTAA